The Microcoleus sp. FACHB-672 sequence CCAACTGAAACCGTTGTGGGATGCTGCATTTATGAAGTGCCTGAAGATGCGGAATTATCGGGAGCCATGCCTATCGGTAATCCGATTGCAAATACGCAACTTTATATTTTAGATAAACATCTCCAAGCCGTGCCGGTTGGTCTTCAAGGTGAACTTTATATCGGAGGAGCAGGACTGGCTCGGGGATATCTCAACCGGCCTGATTTAACGGCTGAAAAATTTATTGCCAATCCCTTCTTTGATACAGGGAAAGACTCGGTTTTCACTTCAAACCGGCTCTACAAGACTGGTGACTTAGCCCGTTATTTACCCGATGGCACTATAGAATATCTTGGTCGCATTGACAATCAAGTTAAACTTCGCGGCTTCCGCATTGAATTAGGCGAAATTGAAGCTGCCCTGAGTCAACATCCAGCCGTGCGAGAAACCGCAGTGATCGTGCGGGAAGATGTTGCCGGTGACAAACGCTTAGTCGCTTACGTTGTCCCTAGCGAAATATCTGACTCCGCACTCACAAAAGAATTGCGCCATTTCCTAGAGGCAACCTTACCTCACTATATGGTGCCTTCAGCCTTTGTAATGCTGGACGTTTTGCCCCTAACAACCAACGGCAAAGTAGATCGCAAAGCACTGCCGGCACCCGACGCATCTACCGCACTTGCAGAAACCTTTGTCGCACCCCGTAGCCCCCTTGAAGCCGCATTAACCGCTATCTGGGCAGACGTGCTGGGACTTCAGCAAGTGGGCACTCAAGACAATTTCTTCGAGTTGGGAGGACACTCTTTATTAGGAATGCAAGTAATCTCCCGTTTGCGTAACAGCTATCAAGTCGAGTTGCCGTTGCGGTCGCTCTTTGAAGCGCCCACGGTTGCGGAACTCGCGCAAAAGGTAGAAACAGCCGGTGAGCAAGAATTGGCTGCGATCGCCCCTGCCATCACCCCGATTTCCCGCGAGCGCAACCTTCCGCTTTCCTTTGCCCAAGAACAACTATGGTTTTTCGGGCAACTCGCGCCGGATACCCCGGTTTACAACGAACCAGCCACGATTCGCCTCACCGACTCGATTAATATTCCCGCTCTGGAAAATAGTCTTAACGAAATTATCCGCCGGCACGAAGCACTGCGAACCACGTTTGCAGAAGTTAATGGTCAACCCGTGCAAGTTGTCCATCCAACGCTCACGCTCACCCTGCCGGTGGTAAATCTTCAAGAATTGCCAGAGTCAGAACGAGAAGCAGAAGCCCTACGCCTTGCCACAGAAGAAGCGCGGCGTCCTTTCGACTTGGAAGCCGGCCCCTTAATCCAGGCCATTCTTATCCAGCTAGATGAGTTAGATTGCCGGTTATTTCTAACTCTGCACCACATTATCCATGACGGCGTTTCTAACTACAGCGTGCTTGCGCCAGAACTCGCCGCCTTGTATGAAGCCTTCTGCGCCGGCAACCCCTCGCCTCTGCCAGAATTGCCGGTACAATATCCAGACTTCGCCCACTGGGAACGGCAATGGCTGCAAGCGTCCGTTTTAGCGCCACAATTAGATTATTGGCACCAACAACTGGCCAACCTGCCGGTGTTACAACTGCCCACGGATCGCCCCCGTCCCGCAGTTCAAACCTTCCGGGGTGCCAGACAATGTGTATCCCTCTCGAAATCCTTAACAGAGGAACTGAAAGCCCTCTCGCGCCGGCAAGGTGTCACTTTATACATGACTCTGTTGGCAGCTTTTAAAACCTTGCTGCACCGTTATGCCGGCCAAGATGAGATTGTCATTGGCACTGTCACCTCAAACCGTAGCCGGCCTGAAATTGAAGGACTGATCGGGTATTTCCTCAACACCCTCGTATTGCGAACCGACTGCTCAGGCAACCCCAGTTTCCAGCAGTTACTCGAACGCGTGCGCGAAGTGACGTTAGGCGCTTACGCCCACTCAGATGTACCTTTTGAGCAACTGGTGCAAGCATTACAGCCAGAACGAAGCCTCAACCAAAACCCGCTTTTCCAAGTTTCCTTTGTCCTTGAACCGCCAATGCCGGCCCTTGAATCTGGCTGGACATTAAGCCAACTTGATGTAGAAACCGGCACCGCAAAACTCGATTTAACCCTAGAACTTGACGAAAGACCAGAGGGATTAATCGGTCGTTTTGAATACAGTACAGATTTGTTTGATGATGCCACCATCACCCGCATGGCTGAGCATTTTCAAATTTTACTGGAAGGCATTGTTGCTAACCCAGATCAGCAGATTCAAAAATTCCCAATTCTGACAGAATCAGAGCGGCAGCAGCTACTCTTTGAGTGGAATTCTACCGATACAAATTACCTGCAAAATGTTTGCATTCACCAACTCTTTGAAGCCCAGGTAGAAAAAACACCTGATGCCGTTGCCGTTGTCATTGAAGGCGAACATTTAACGTATCAAGAACTTAACGCCAAGGCGAACAAAATCGCTCATTATCTGCGTTCCCTAGGAATTGTTCCAGATACCTTGGTAAGTATCTGCGCTGAGCGATCCTTAGAAATGATGGCCGGCATCTTGGGAATTCTCAAAGCCGGTGCTGCTTATGTGCCATTAGATCCGGCGTATCCCCAAGATCGCCTTAGTTTCATGCTTGAGGATACCCAAGCGCCGGTGCTGCTAACTCAAAGCCGGCTTGTTGAAAAACTGCCTCAACACAACGCCCAAGTTATCTGCCTCGATGCAGACTGGGAAACGATTTCCCAACATAGTGACTGCAACCCCAACGCTGCGGTAAGCGCAGAAAGTCTTGCCTATACAATCTACACATCAGGTTCCACCGGCAAACCCAAGGGCGTACCCATCACCCATCAAAACTTAGTTCATTCTACGTTTGCACGCACTGCCTATTACAAAGAACCAGTCAAGGGTTATTTACTGCTGTCGCCCTTTGCCTTCGACAGTTCAGTTGCCGGCATCTTCTGGACACTCTGCCAAGGTGGAAGTCTTGTTTTACCCCAAGATGGCACTCAAGCAGATGTGCTACAGCTCATTGAGTTAATTGAGCAAAATCAAGTTTCTCACTGGTTAAGCCTTCCATCTCTGTACGGATTGCTTTTATCCATTGCAAAACCCCAACAACTCGGTTCTCTACGCACCGTGATTGTTGCCGGCGAAGCGTGTCAAAAAGATTTAATTGAACGTCATCGGCAACGGCTACCTCACGCCTCTTTATTTAACGAATACGGGCCGACAGAAGGAACAGTTTGGAGTACCGTTTATGACTGTGGTGATCTGGGAGAAAATACCCTCGTTCCCATTGGTAAACCGATTTCAAATATGCAAGTTTACCTGCTCGATTCTCACTTGCAACCCGTGCCGGTGGGAGTGGCTGGAGAGTTGCATATTGGCGGTGCCGGTTTAGCACTTGGATACTTAAACCGGCCTGATTTAACGGCAGAGAAATTTATTGCCAATTTATTTAGCCAAGATGCCAATAGTCGGCTATATAAAACTGGCGATTTAGCCCGTTATTTAGCAGATGGAAACATCGAATATCTGGGAAGAATTGACCATCAAGTAAAAATTCGCGGCTTCCGCATCGAAATGGGTGAAATTGAAGCCTTACTCAATTCTCATCCCTCTGTGCAAGAAACCGCAGTCATCGCACGAGAAGACGTACCGGGCGATCAGCGCTTAGTCGCTTATATCGCCCCCAGCGCAACGGCTAGTTCAGAAATCATTAAAGAATTGCGTCGTTTCTTAAAAGAAAGACTGCCGGCTTATATGGTGCCTTCTGCCTTCGTGTTGCTGGAAGCTTTGCCACTTACACCGAATGGAAAATTAGATCGCAAAGCATTGCCGGCACCGAATCACCAGAAAGCTGAACGGGAAGAAATTTTTGTTGCGCCTCGCAATCCCGTTGAAAAAATACTGGCTGACATCTTAGCCCAACTTTTAGGACTTCAAGAAATTGGCATTCACGATAACTTCTTTGAGTTAGGCGGACATTCTCTGCTAGCGATTCAATTCATCTCCCGACTAAGCGACGCATTCGGAATTAAAATTCCCTTACGCTGCTTATTTGAAAACCCGACTGTGGAAGGAATCGCAGTTGCAATCACAGAAAATCCACAATACAGCGAAATTTTCGGGAATTTGCAAATCGTAGAAACTCAAATCCCCAAATCTTTAAATACTGGACTCAAACTCCGCCCAGAAAACATTTCTGCGCGAGGTGAAACGGATTTTCTACCCCTATCTTTTGCCCAAGAACGACTGTGGTTTCTGGAGAAATTAAGACCGGCAACAGCGTTTTACAATATCGCTACTACCATAAAAATGGCAGGCCGGCTCAACCCAAACGTCTTAGAACAAAGTCTTAACGAGATCCTTCGGCGTCATGAAGCCTTGCGGAGTAGTTTTACAACCGTCGATGGACAGCCGGTGCAAGCCGTCGCCGCAACTGTTCACTTAAAACTTCCCATTTTCGACTTGCGGAGTTTAAGTGAGACTAAGCGAGAAGCCGAAACTGAGCGATTAACCGTAGAGGAGGCCCAGCGTCCCTTTGACCTCGCGCAAGCACCGTTAGTCCGGGCAACGCTTTTGCAATTGAGCGATACAGAACACATCCTGCTGCTGACAGTGCATCACATTGTCTCCGATGGTTGGTCAATGGGGTTACTGCATCGGGAAATGTTGGCAATTTATCAGTCTTTGATGGCGGGAGAACCTTCTCCCCTGGCTGAGGTGCCGGTTCAGTATCCCGACTTTGCAGTTTGGCACCGGCAGTGGTTGCAAACTCAAGAAGCCGGTAAAGCATCGCCCCTCGAAACCCAGTTATCTTACTGGAAACAACAACTCCAGGGCGCACCCTCCGCGCTGGAAATGCCCACGGATCGACCACGTCCGCCGATTCAGACGTTCCGAGGCGCGACACACCCAGTTGTGCTACCCAAGCCTCTAATTGAAGCGCTGAATCGTTTAAGCCGGCAAACAGGCGCGTCCCTTTACATGACCCTCCTAGCAGCGTTCAACACCTTGCTGCACCGTTATACAGCCCAGGAGGACATTGTCCTCGGCACCGTCACGGCTAACCGCAATTGGTCTGAAATTGAGAACCTGATTGGGTTCTTTGTCAATACCCTGCTAGTTCGCACGGATCTTTCAGGAAATGTCTCTTTCCGGGAGTTGCTAGAGCGGGTGCGGGAGGTGGCGTTCGGTGCTTACGCTCACCAAGATTTACCGTTTGAAAAATTAGTGAACGAGCTTCACCCGAACCGTGATTTAAGCCAAAATCCCTTATTTCAAGTCATGTTTGTTTTCCAGAAGGATGGGCTGGAAACGTTAGAAATTCCCGGTTTAACTCTAAATTTCTCAAATGTACATTGCGGGACGGCGAAGTTTGATTTAACGCTGCAACTTCAAGAAACATCCAGCGGCGTGAGTGGCTGGTTTGAGTACAGCACAGATTTATTTGATGCCGGCACCATTGAGCGCATGGCTAAGCATTTCCAAACCTTACTGGAAGGCATCGTTACTAACCCAGAACAGCGTCTTTCTGAACTGCCAATTCTGACCCCAGATGAACGGCACCAAATGCTCTTTGAGTGGAATGATGTTTACACAGATTACCCCCACGATGCCTCGATCCAAGCGTTATTTGAAGCGCAGGTAGAACTAGCACCTGATGCCGTAGCCTTAATCTTTGACACAGAACAGCTAACCTACCGGCAATTAAATGCCAAAGCTAACCAGGTGGCACACTACTTGCGTTCGCTGGGTGTTGGCCCGGATGTGTTGGTGAGCTTGTGTATGGAACGTTCCCTTGAGATGATCATCGGAATCTTGGGAATTCTCAAAGCCGGCGGCGCTTATGTCCCCCTCGATCCCGCCTATCCCCACGAGCGTCTTAGCTATATGCTAGAGGACACTCAAGCGCCGGTGTTGCTTGCTCAAGAGCGGTTGGCTAAGACTTTGCCGGCACACAAAGCACACACCGTCTGCATCGATACAGACTGGGAAGCCATCGCCCGTGAAAGTGAGGAAAATCCGCCGGTTGAAATTTCTTCACTTCACCTGGCCTATATAATGTACACCTCCGGCTCCACCGGCAAGCCAAAGGGTGTTTGCATTCCCCATCAAGGCGTAGTGCGGTTAGTCAGAAATACCGACTATGCCGACTTTAGTTCCGAAGAAGTCTTCCTGCACCAGTCATCAAGTGCCTTCGACCCCTCCACCTTGGAGATTTGGGGCAGTTTGCTCAATGGTGGCCGGCTGGTGATTGGCCCGCCTCACACCCCGTCTCTGGAAGAGTTAGGACAGGTGATTAAACAACACCAAGTTAGCACCCTGTTTCTCACAACCGGCCTGCTCCATGTGATGATTGATGAGCGGCTTGAGGATTTAAAAGGTGTACGTCAACTGTTAACCGGCGGAGATGTTTTCTCTGTCGCCCACGCTCAAAAGGTTGTGGAAACCCTCAAAGGATGCCGGATGATTAACGGCTACGGGCCAACCGAAAACTCAACCTATTCCTCTTGCTACACCGTCCCAGACGTTGATCAGATTGGAAATTCGGTTTCCATCGGGCGTCCGATTGCTAACAGTCCGACTTATATTTTGGATCGCCATTTAAACCCCGTTCCCATCGGTGTCTGGGGTGAACTGTATGTCGGAGGTCCCGGCTTAGCGCGAGGCTATTGGAACCGGCCAGAATTGACGGCTGAACGGTTTATTCCCAACCCCTTCTTTAAAAAAGAGGGAGACTATGTAGACCGGCTCTACAAAACTGGCGACCTCGTCCGATACTTACCGGATGGAAATATCGAGTTCCTGGGACGTATCGACAATCAAGTTAAAATTCGCGGTTTCCGCATTGAATTGGGCGAAATTGAAACCGCTCTCAACCAGCATCCATCTGTACGCGAAACCATTGTGCTTGCCCACAAAGATGCAGCCGGTGACAAACGCTTAGTTGCCTATATCGCTCTTGAAGAAGGCGATGGGCCATCTCTCAATCTCACTTCTAACTCTTTACCCAACTCCCAACTGGGCACTCAAGACTCAGCACTCATTACAGACTTGCGTGGCTTCTTAAAAGAACAGCTGCCGGCATACATGATGCCCTCTGCCTTCGTGCTACTGGAAGCGTTTCCCCTAACTCCCAACGGAAAAATTGATCGCAGAGCATTGCCGGCACCTGAGTTTGATCGCTCCCAAGAGCAAGAAGCTTTTGCCGCACCCCGCGACACCTTAGAACTCCAGCTAACGCAAATTTGGGAGACTGTGTTAGGCATCGATTCTATCAGTATTCAAGACAATTTCTTTGATCTCGGAGGGCATTCGTTACTCGCTGTGCGCTTGTTAGATCGTGTGGAAAAGGTATTTGGCAAAACGCTTCCCCTGCCTACTCTATTCAGCGCCCCAACTGTTGAACAATTGGCAAATATTATCCGCGCTTCTGGGGTTGATTCTTCCGAAGAAGCGCTCGTGCCGCTGCGTTTAGGTAAAGATAAGCCGCCTCTATTCTGTATTTACGGAATCTTGCTTTATCACGCCTTAGCACGCAATTTGGCGGACGATCAGCCGGTTTATGGAGTCTACCTGCAAGCCGAAGTAGATATCCTGAAAGCGGATAACCCTGAAAAACAGATATCCTCAATCAGTGTTACTTCCCTGGCGATTCAGTATCTCAAAGAAATCCGAAAACAGCAGCCGGTTGGCCCTTACTATCTAGCCGGTGAATCTTTCGGAGGCTTAGTCGCTTACGAGATCGCTCAGCAATTGCGTGCAGAAGGTGAACAAGTCGCTTTACTTGCCTTATTTGATTCTTTTGCGCCGGGAAGTCAGAAAAAACCGCCCTTGCCGGTGCGAGTGACGCTTCATGTGCAAAACTTTTTCCGCCAAGGCTTTGCCTATGCTTTGGACAAAGTAAAGCGTCGGCTGAAATTTACCAAAAAGCAATTACTCAGACTGACTAGCCGGAGGTACGGGAAATTAGAGTCTAGCAGCGAGGGTTCTTTACCCAACACCCGCACGGATGCCGTTATCCGCGATCTGCGTGAACTCGTTCTTGAGAAGGCATCTGAAAATTATGCCCCCCAGCCTTACCCAGGCAAAATCACGTTATTCCGGGCGATGGATCGAAATGAGTTTGAGGCAACTTACACTGATCCTCAATTAGGTTGGGGTGAGTTTGCTGCCGGCGAGTTAGAAATTCACGATATTCCGGGCGATCACATCGGCATCCTTCAAGAGCCGAATGTAAAGGTTCTGGCAGAAAAGTTGAGTGTTTACTTACAAAAGCCAAATCCAATGAATTGAGCCGGCTCCCTAATTCCCATAAGACTGCACTGACATAACGCGGTGCAGTCTTTTTTTATCGGCTATGGTTTCGCGTAATTCCCACGCTGCCGGCTTAATATCGTGTCGCTTAGCGTACCCTGAATCAAACCCGATTTCTTCCCAGGGTACGCGAGTCAGGCACCTGAATGAGCTTTACAATTTGCAAGCCGGCACTCCTATGAGGGGGATCAAGGCGATGACTCGCTGTTCTATTTTGATGAAGTCTAACAACCCATTCAGGTTCAAACCGAAATTTTACTGAGTGGAAATACAATTTCTGCTTCCAGATGCTAAAAAATGCTTTATAACCTCACAAATCTCAATAAACATTGAGGTATTCTAACTAAAACTTTGTTGCTGAACGATCACAAAACAAAGAATGACTGCCGATTAAAAAGTCTGTGTAAAACCCAAAATTTTTACAGAGAAAGTATTGACTTTCGGCAAAGCTTTTTTAAGTAATTTTCACAAGATTTGCAATTTTTAGGACAGTTATTGCTTGGGATGCCGGTGAAAAGCCCTGAAACTACCAAAAAATAATAATAACAACTTCAAGCCATGAATCATTTATACTGGGGATTAATACAAGGCTTGGTCTTAAAGTACGTGGGTAATACAGAGGCATAAAGCTACTGAGGCTTTTGTCAGGCAAATTATAGAAAATTTTTATTTTTCTGCTTTGCCAAATCCACATTCTGCTCTAGTAGAGTCTGGAATAAAAATCCCCAAAGCCTTATGGGGCAATGAATTTAGTCGAGATAGACGCCTAGAAATTCATTAATATTTAATACAATATATTTAGGGAACCCCAATCTGCAAGGACAGAGAATCTGAGACGCTCCCAAAATAGCCAACCGTCGATTGAGCGGAATCGTAGAGCAAACTAGGCATTTTTGGATCTTCCTTAAGGAAGATTGCCTCAACAGAAAGATCAGGAATAGGTGGAAAGAGACTCGGAAAAGTTAAGCAAGCCAGGGAGAGGAAGTTCTGATGCAATTAAAAGAGAAGGAAACGTCATCCCAACTGTCGGCAATCGCGATTGCAATTGCAGCGACATTTACGGCGGAGCCGGTGGGGGAATCTCTCGCTTTTTGGATGCAAGAACTAGATATCCCCTCTAAGATTGACTTCGCACCCTATAATCAGGTTTTTCAGCAACTGCTTGCTCCTGATAGCCTCTTGGCTCAAAATAACAATGGCATTAATGTTATTTTGGTGCGGATAGAAGACTGGGAACAGCAGGAAGAACGCGCACACACCGGCATGGCGCTGCAGCCGGCAGTCAAGCAACACATTGAACGAAATGTGGCGGATCTAGTGCGAATTCTAAAATCGGTGGGAGAACGTTCTGCAACCCCCCAACTCGTGTGCTTGTGTCCCGCATCACCGGCAGCCGTTGCAGACTCTAGCCGGCAGGCATTCTTCCAGCAGATGGAAGAAGTGATCGCCTTGGAATTAGACAGCGTCAGAAATATTTTCACCGTTACTCCTCAAGAATTCGCCGCTCTCTATCCCGTTACCAACTACTACGACGCGCACACAGATGAGTTGGGGCACATTCCCTACACACCGGCTTTCTTTGCCGCCCTGGGTTCCACTATCGCCCGAAAAATCGCCCGCCTGAGTCGCGCCCCTTACAAGGTAATTTTGCTCGACTGCGACCAAACTTTATGGAAAGGCGTTTGCGGCGAAGATGGCGCAATGGGCATTGAAATCGATACGCCCCGCAAAGTTCTGCAAGAATTCATGGTGGCGCAGCAACAAGCCGGCACGATTGTTGGGTTATGCAGCAAAAACATAGAAGCTGATGTTTTTGAAGTCTTTGATCGCCGGCCTGAAATGCCTCTGAAACGCGAACATATCGTTTCCTGGCGGATTAACTGGCAACCAAAATCAGAAAATATCAAATCCATCGCCGAAGAACTTAATTTGGGTTTAGATAGTTTCATCTTTATCGATGATAACCCGGTTGAATGTGCGGAAGTACAAGCCAATTGTCCAGAAGTTCTCACACTGCTGCTGCCTTCGGAAATCGATGAAATTCCTAGATTTCTTAATCACATTTGGGCATTTGACCGGCTGAAAGTTACCGAAGAAGACAAGAAGCGCACCGCCCTTTACAAACAAAATGCTGAACGCGAACGGTTTCGTAGTTCAGCCTTAACCCTGTATAATTTTTTGGAGGGATTGGGGTTAGAAATTGATATCTCTGAAATGGCAGCCCACCATCTTGCCAGAGTCGCCCAGCTTACGCAGCGAACCAATCAATTTAACTTTACAACCATTCGCCGGTCAGAAAGCGACATTCAACAGCTATGCGAATCGGGACAATTAGAAGGTTTTGTTGTTGAAGTGCGGGATCGATTTGGCGATTATGGTTTAGTTGGGGCAATGCTTTTTGGCAGCAACCCCGAAGCGATCAATGTGGATACATTCCTGCTCAGTTGCCGCGCTTTAGGACGAGGTGTAGAGCATCGAATGCTGACAAAACTCGGAAAAATTGCTGAGGATCGCGGGCTTTGTCGTGTTGATATCGGTTATATTCCAACCCAAAAAAATCAGCCGGCTTTCAATTTTATCGAAAGCATCAGTTCAGTTAAAGAAGCGGTTGGGGATGCCGTGCATTATCTGGTGCCGGTGGAGGTTGCCGCAGCAGTCAGTTATCAACCCTCAGCAGCCGAATCGAATGTAGCAGAAAATCCTGCAATTAAAAATGAAACCTCACCGCAAAATGCGTCGATGCGGTTGCAAGAAAAAGCCGTTCATTCTTCCTCGGCCTTTCACCGAACACTGATTCGGATTGCCAAGGAATTATATGATGCCGAGCAAATTTTGCAAGTGATTGAATCGCAAAAGCTGCGATCTAGGCCGGCAATTGAATCGAGTTACATTGCCCCCCGAACGCCAGTAGAGGAAGTGTTAGAAGGCATTTGGGCACGTGTTCTCGGCGTAGATAAAGTGGGTGTGGAAGATAACTTTTTCGAGCTGGGTGGGCACTCGCTATTGCTTACACAGCTAATTTCTCGCATTCGCGATAACTTCCAAATTGAGCTATCAATGCAGCGGTTCTTTGAAGCGCCAACGGTTTCCGGACTCGCTTTATTATTGGAAAAGAATCAAGCAGGGCCAATTAATGCCGAAGCGATTGCTGAACTTTTGAAAATGGTTAACCGGCTTTCAGAAGCAGAAGCGAAGGCAATGCTGGAAGCGAAAATGGGAACCTCAATCGTTGATGATTCGCTTTCTCGTAGCACTGAAAATTCAGATCTCAACAATCAAGACTTATCCGTCTATACTCAAGCTTATCGCATTGGTGATATCGAACGAGTTGCAATTCGCGCCGGCCAAGAGTTAGTTTACTCAAGAAACAGTCGTAGAAGTCAACTTCTAAACGCTGATGTTGTGCGGATGCTGTGTGAATGCCGGCAATTTAAAACCCTAGACGAA is a genomic window containing:
- a CDS encoding non-ribosomal peptide synthetase, with the translated sequence MTSEKPAGQTRAFIIGGEALLGKTLSYWRTQSPQTRLINEYGPTETVVGCCIYEVPEDAELSGAMPIGNPIANTQLYILDKHLQAVPVGLQGELYIGGAGLARGYLNRPDLTAEKFIANPFFDTGKDSVFTSNRLYKTGDLARYLPDGTIEYLGRIDNQVKLRGFRIELGEIEAALSQHPAVRETAVIVREDVAGDKRLVAYVVPSEISDSALTKELRHFLEATLPHYMVPSAFVMLDVLPLTTNGKVDRKALPAPDASTALAETFVAPRSPLEAALTAIWADVLGLQQVGTQDNFFELGGHSLLGMQVISRLRNSYQVELPLRSLFEAPTVAELAQKVETAGEQELAAIAPAITPISRERNLPLSFAQEQLWFFGQLAPDTPVYNEPATIRLTDSINIPALENSLNEIIRRHEALRTTFAEVNGQPVQVVHPTLTLTLPVVNLQELPESEREAEALRLATEEARRPFDLEAGPLIQAILIQLDELDCRLFLTLHHIIHDGVSNYSVLAPELAALYEAFCAGNPSPLPELPVQYPDFAHWERQWLQASVLAPQLDYWHQQLANLPVLQLPTDRPRPAVQTFRGARQCVSLSKSLTEELKALSRRQGVTLYMTLLAAFKTLLHRYAGQDEIVIGTVTSNRSRPEIEGLIGYFLNTLVLRTDCSGNPSFQQLLERVREVTLGAYAHSDVPFEQLVQALQPERSLNQNPLFQVSFVLEPPMPALESGWTLSQLDVETGTAKLDLTLELDERPEGLIGRFEYSTDLFDDATITRMAEHFQILLEGIVANPDQQIQKFPILTESERQQLLFEWNSTDTNYLQNVCIHQLFEAQVEKTPDAVAVVIEGEHLTYQELNAKANKIAHYLRSLGIVPDTLVSICAERSLEMMAGILGILKAGAAYVPLDPAYPQDRLSFMLEDTQAPVLLTQSRLVEKLPQHNAQVICLDADWETISQHSDCNPNAAVSAESLAYTIYTSGSTGKPKGVPITHQNLVHSTFARTAYYKEPVKGYLLLSPFAFDSSVAGIFWTLCQGGSLVLPQDGTQADVLQLIELIEQNQVSHWLSLPSLYGLLLSIAKPQQLGSLRTVIVAGEACQKDLIERHRQRLPHASLFNEYGPTEGTVWSTVYDCGDLGENTLVPIGKPISNMQVYLLDSHLQPVPVGVAGELHIGGAGLALGYLNRPDLTAEKFIANLFSQDANSRLYKTGDLARYLADGNIEYLGRIDHQVKIRGFRIEMGEIEALLNSHPSVQETAVIAREDVPGDQRLVAYIAPSATASSEIIKELRRFLKERLPAYMVPSAFVLLEALPLTPNGKLDRKALPAPNHQKAEREEIFVAPRNPVEKILADILAQLLGLQEIGIHDNFFELGGHSLLAIQFISRLSDAFGIKIPLRCLFENPTVEGIAVAITENPQYSEIFGNLQIVETQIPKSLNTGLKLRPENISARGETDFLPLSFAQERLWFLEKLRPATAFYNIATTIKMAGRLNPNVLEQSLNEILRRHEALRSSFTTVDGQPVQAVAATVHLKLPIFDLRSLSETKREAETERLTVEEAQRPFDLAQAPLVRATLLQLSDTEHILLLTVHHIVSDGWSMGLLHREMLAIYQSLMAGEPSPLAEVPVQYPDFAVWHRQWLQTQEAGKASPLETQLSYWKQQLQGAPSALEMPTDRPRPPIQTFRGATHPVVLPKPLIEALNRLSRQTGASLYMTLLAAFNTLLHRYTAQEDIVLGTVTANRNWSEIENLIGFFVNTLLVRTDLSGNVSFRELLERVREVAFGAYAHQDLPFEKLVNELHPNRDLSQNPLFQVMFVFQKDGLETLEIPGLTLNFSNVHCGTAKFDLTLQLQETSSGVSGWFEYSTDLFDAGTIERMAKHFQTLLEGIVTNPEQRLSELPILTPDERHQMLFEWNDVYTDYPHDASIQALFEAQVELAPDAVALIFDTEQLTYRQLNAKANQVAHYLRSLGVGPDVLVSLCMERSLEMIIGILGILKAGGAYVPLDPAYPHERLSYMLEDTQAPVLLAQERLAKTLPAHKAHTVCIDTDWEAIARESEENPPVEISSLHLAYIMYTSGSTGKPKGVCIPHQGVVRLVRNTDYADFSSEEVFLHQSSSAFDPSTLEIWGSLLNGGRLVIGPPHTPSLEELGQVIKQHQVSTLFLTTGLLHVMIDERLEDLKGVRQLLTGGDVFSVAHAQKVVETLKGCRMINGYGPTENSTYSSCYTVPDVDQIGNSVSIGRPIANSPTYILDRHLNPVPIGVWGELYVGGPGLARGYWNRPELTAERFIPNPFFKKEGDYVDRLYKTGDLVRYLPDGNIEFLGRIDNQVKIRGFRIELGEIETALNQHPSVRETIVLAHKDAAGDKRLVAYIALEEGDGPSLNLTSNSLPNSQLGTQDSALITDLRGFLKEQLPAYMMPSAFVLLEAFPLTPNGKIDRRALPAPEFDRSQEQEAFAAPRDTLELQLTQIWETVLGIDSISIQDNFFDLGGHSLLAVRLLDRVEKVFGKTLPLPTLFSAPTVEQLANIIRASGVDSSEEALVPLRLGKDKPPLFCIYGILLYHALARNLADDQPVYGVYLQAEVDILKADNPEKQISSISVTSLAIQYLKEIRKQQPVGPYYLAGESFGGLVAYEIAQQLRAEGEQVALLALFDSFAPGSQKKPPLPVRVTLHVQNFFRQGFAYALDKVKRRLKFTKKQLLRLTSRRYGKLESSSEGSLPNTRTDAVIRDLRELVLEKASENYAPQPYPGKITLFRAMDRNEFEATYTDPQLGWGEFAAGELEIHDIPGDHIGILQEPNVKVLAEKLSVYLQKPNPMN
- a CDS encoding HAD-IIIC family phosphatase gives rise to the protein MQLKEKETSSQLSAIAIAIAATFTAEPVGESLAFWMQELDIPSKIDFAPYNQVFQQLLAPDSLLAQNNNGINVILVRIEDWEQQEERAHTGMALQPAVKQHIERNVADLVRILKSVGERSATPQLVCLCPASPAAVADSSRQAFFQQMEEVIALELDSVRNIFTVTPQEFAALYPVTNYYDAHTDELGHIPYTPAFFAALGSTIARKIARLSRAPYKVILLDCDQTLWKGVCGEDGAMGIEIDTPRKVLQEFMVAQQQAGTIVGLCSKNIEADVFEVFDRRPEMPLKREHIVSWRINWQPKSENIKSIAEELNLGLDSFIFIDDNPVECAEVQANCPEVLTLLLPSEIDEIPRFLNHIWAFDRLKVTEEDKKRTALYKQNAERERFRSSALTLYNFLEGLGLEIDISEMAAHHLARVAQLTQRTNQFNFTTIRRSESDIQQLCESGQLEGFVVEVRDRFGDYGLVGAMLFGSNPEAINVDTFLLSCRALGRGVEHRMLTKLGKIAEDRGLCRVDIGYIPTQKNQPAFNFIESISSVKEAVGDAVHYLVPVEVAAAVSYQPSAAESNVAENPAIKNETSPQNASMRLQEKAVHSSSAFHRTLIRIAKELYDAEQILQVIESQKLRSRPAIESSYIAPRTPVEEVLEGIWARVLGVDKVGVEDNFFELGGHSLLLTQLISRIRDNFQIELSMQRFFEAPTVSGLALLLEKNQAGPINAEAIAELLKMVNRLSEAEAKAMLEAKMGTSIVDDSLSRSTENSDLNNQDLSVYTQAYRIGDIERVAIRAGQELVYSRNSRRSQLLNADVVRMLCECRQFKTLDEHAQNICRELGVNLAAIKTQLAGFVEVGFLISQQQLLEKIEPDKQIPVKSVEELTAHYPIQNDNLRSHSFTPVKTHTNGKHSAHNKATNSTVASVGMVTCNRIEGAKRALTSYIENSQQHGRTNNFVLMDDSASSQTRDGYRQMLRSLKTQYGAEIFYAGLEEKQRFAQSLTQKGGLPQDVVNFALFDVEKSGASPGANRNALTLHTAGDIIFSADDDTVCKLVPSPELQEGLTLTAGTDPSDYWVFDDRETALKSVKFADEDLLALHEQLLGKNVGAILETAGTSDTVNINPIDTQFMRRLEAGAGKVLVTFNGLVGDCGWGAPFGYWGAPLGYLLLAGKSHERLVKSESGYRNALTSRDILRVTNRLGISDDSFGMTTFVGLDNRGVLPPFLPVRRGQDLIFSNTVWKCFKDSFFGHLPWALLHEPVEQRKFWAGEIFRTASGFDTAKLIVECIKSCEFGPAPADEKERLRSLGKHLIELGSMPLAGFEEFLKLQVWRTSSSFISLAEEHLRISGESPAYWANDVKKYTDLLCQSLTRDDYFIPLDLVQGRNLDEARHLAQRLVLKFGQLLYWWPEMIEVTKELRHHGERLGTLI